A part of Oncorhynchus kisutch isolate 150728-3 linkage group LG2, Okis_V2, whole genome shotgun sequence genomic DNA contains:
- the LOC109900513 gene encoding uncharacterized protein LOC109900513 — protein sequence MSRSVLLLLSILTVQGSGCDDFLREVVKNLQTTLNSDHAGFRKVFPKDYWISHHYNVNLLCNTDPCCVFRAATVLSDSWLQLRSQLWPEHHSFEFISNLIQALDGRGMTKGRFEDPDPSVLPSVSSSPEKLLNFTSSVFSKWLELGCSTPVDTCPFPTLASPAGEEERAALESKKVRSLTTRAVHMQHRENEGETEMRLNTSPPTNRSPTSNGGLLLVLSGSLFFLIFI from the exons ATGTCACGATCAG ttTTACTGTTGCTATCAATATTGACAGTCCAAGGTAGTGGATGTGATGACTTTTTGAGGGAGGTTGTCAAGAATCTTCAAACCACCCTTAACTCAGACCACGCTGGATTT CGTAAGGTGTTCCCTAAAGACTATTGGATTTCCCACCACTACAATGTCAACCTGCTGTGCAACACTGATCCG TGTTGTGTGTTCCGAGCTGCGACTGTTCTCTCTGACTCCTGGCTCCAGCTCCGCAGCCAGCTGTGGCCAGAGCACCATAGCTTCGAATTCATCTCCAACCTTATACAAGCCCTGGATGGCAGGGGTATGACAAAAGGG AGATTTGAGGATCCTGACCCTTCagttcttccctctgtctcctcctctccagagAAACTTCTCAACTTCACTTCATCTGTTTTCTCCAAATGGCTGGAGCTGGGGTGCTCGACCCCGGTGGACACTTGTCCCTTCCCCACTCTGGCCTCTCCGGCTGGGGAGGAAGAAAGGGCAGCTCTGGAAAGTAAAAAAGTGAGGTCATTAACCACACGAGCAGTTCACATGCAACACAGGGAGAATGAAGGGGAAACAGAGATGAGGTTAAACACATCTCCACCAACCAATAGGAGCCCAACATCCAACGGTGGGCTCCTATTAGTTCTTTCTGGGTCTTTGTTttttttaatctttatttaa
- the LOC109905978 gene encoding folliculin isoform X2, with the protein MNALVALCHFCELHGPRTLFCTEALHPPSPTPSQAGAPIPGDRESDREGEGLTMRANSSATQRGDMCEGCRSLPASHPGFVSVDSETGIRFLSHQHPRQPQLFSVVRQACVRSLSCEVCPGREGPIFFGDEQHGFVFSHTFFIKDSLARGFQRWYSIVMVAMDRIYLINSWPFLLRHLRLTIQSLQSTALKVFDSEQCVCPQRAVRMNSVFSPAVFPHQRSGNAARSLPSLTQHTNLWASLHSSFSWLLKACGSRLTEKLLEGAPTEDTLVLIERQTEQEEEMSCWEGAEGGGSRPQCHQSESELYRDFLFDEGKAEGYPGPKFRSLRHLRQVLGTTDFRQLAWHVLMGNQVILRGADPGLIHSAFTMLKALLPVGCVRSVTYSAQYEEAYRCNFLGLSPDVPIPTHVSSSEFSVLVDVVSLERGSLYSAACGEDILSLYQFNISSTNSQPTDKGPTLLNKIEVALSNENLSVDVVSHCLLCLKEEWMNKVKVLFKFSKVDGRGREDTQKVLTLLGATGPGEEDNVRLLKFWMTGLSKTYKSHLMTAVRGGERPLSQ; encoded by the exons ATGAATGCTCTGGTAGCTCTCTGTCATTTCTGTGAGCTCCATGGCCCCCGGACCCTGTTCTGCACCGAGGCTCTGCACCCCCCGTCCCCCACACCCTCCCAGGCTGGCGCCCCCATACCCGGGGACAGAGAGtcggacagagagggagagggactcaCCATGAGGGCAAACAGCTCAgctacacagagaggagacatgtgCGAG GGCTGCCGGTCTCTTCCAGCGTCTCACCCTGGCTTCGTCAGCGTGGACAGTGAGACAGGCATCCGGTTCCTCAGCCACCAACACCCCAGACAACCCCAGCTCTTCAGTGTGGTCCGCCAGGCCTGCGTACGGAGCCTTAGCTGTGAG GTGTGTCCAGGTCGTGAGGGTCCTATCTTCTTTGGGGATGAGCAGCATGGTTTTGTGTTCTCTCACACGTTCTTCATCAAGGACAGCCTGGCCCGGGGCTTTCAGCGGTGGTACAGTATCGTCATGGTAGCCATGGACAGGATCTACCTCATCAACTCCTGGCCCTTCCTGCTGCGCCACCTCAGACTCACGATACAGAGTCTACAGAGCACAGCACTGAAG gtGTTTGAcagtgagcagtgtgtgtgtcctcagaggGCGGTGAGGATGAACAGCGtgttctctcctgctgtcttccCCCACCAGAGGAGTGGTAACGCAGCCCGCTCCCTGCCCTCCCTCACCCAGCACACCAACCTCTGGGCCAGCCTACACTCCTCCTTCAGCTG GTTACTGAAGGCCTGTGGTAGTCGTCTGACAGAGAAGCTGTTGGAGGGAGCTCCCACAGAGGACACACTGGTTcttatagagagacagacag AGCAAGAGGAGGAAATGAGTTGCTGGGAAGGAGCAGAAGGGGGCGGGTCTAGACCCCAGTGCCACCAATCGGAGAGCGAGCTGTACAGAGACTTCTTGTTTGACGAGGGGAAAGCAGAGGGGTATCCTGGTCCAAAGTTCAGGTCCTTGAGACATTTAAGACAG GTGCTCGGGACCACTGATTTCCGCCAGCTAGCATGGCACGTGCTCATGGGAAATCAGGTCATATTGAGAGGGGCTGACCCAGGGCTCATCCATTCAGCATTCACCATGTTGAAG GCCTTGCTCCCGGTGGGCTGTGTCCGCTCTGTGACATACAGCGCCCAGTATGAGGAAGCATACCGATGTAACTTCCTGGGCCTCAGCCCTGACGTGCCCATCCCCACACACGTCAGCTCCTCAG AGTTCTCAGTGTTGGTGGATGTGGTCAGTCTGGAGAGGGGCTCTCTGTACTCTGCTGCTTGTGGTGAAGACATCCTCTCACTCTATCAGTTCAACATCAGCAGTACCAACTCACAGCCTACAGATAAAG GTCCCACGTTGTTGAATAAGATCGAGGTGGCGTTGTCCAATGAGAACCTGTCAGTGGACGTGGTCTCTCACTGTCTGCTGTGTCTGAAGGAGGAGTGGATGAA TAAAGTGAAGGTGCTGTTTAAGTTCTCCAAGGTAGATGGGCGCGGGAGGGAGGACACCCAGAAGGTGTTGACCCTGCTCGGTGCTACGGGGCCTGGGGAGGAGGACAACGTCAGGCTGCTCAAGTTCTGGATGACGGGACTCAGCAAAACCTACAAGAGCCATCTGATGACCGCTgtcagaggaggggagaggccCCTTAGCCAGTGA
- the LOC109905978 gene encoding folliculin isoform X1 — protein sequence MPIHVMNALVALCHFCELHGPRTLFCTEALHPPSPTPSQAGAPIPGDRESDREGEGLTMRANSSATQRGDMCEGCRSLPASHPGFVSVDSETGIRFLSHQHPRQPQLFSVVRQACVRSLSCEVCPGREGPIFFGDEQHGFVFSHTFFIKDSLARGFQRWYSIVMVAMDRIYLINSWPFLLRHLRLTIQSLQSTALKVFDSEQCVCPQRAVRMNSVFSPAVFPHQRSGNAARSLPSLTQHTNLWASLHSSFSWLLKACGSRLTEKLLEGAPTEDTLVLIERQTEQEEEMSCWEGAEGGGSRPQCHQSESELYRDFLFDEGKAEGYPGPKFRSLRHLRQVLGTTDFRQLAWHVLMGNQVILRGADPGLIHSAFTMLKALLPVGCVRSVTYSAQYEEAYRCNFLGLSPDVPIPTHVSSSEFSVLVDVVSLERGSLYSAACGEDILSLYQFNISSTNSQPTDKGPTLLNKIEVALSNENLSVDVVSHCLLCLKEEWMNKVKVLFKFSKVDGRGREDTQKVLTLLGATGPGEEDNVRLLKFWMTGLSKTYKSHLMTAVRGGERPLSQ from the exons atgcccatccatgtg ATGAATGCTCTGGTAGCTCTCTGTCATTTCTGTGAGCTCCATGGCCCCCGGACCCTGTTCTGCACCGAGGCTCTGCACCCCCCGTCCCCCACACCCTCCCAGGCTGGCGCCCCCATACCCGGGGACAGAGAGtcggacagagagggagagggactcaCCATGAGGGCAAACAGCTCAgctacacagagaggagacatgtgCGAG GGCTGCCGGTCTCTTCCAGCGTCTCACCCTGGCTTCGTCAGCGTGGACAGTGAGACAGGCATCCGGTTCCTCAGCCACCAACACCCCAGACAACCCCAGCTCTTCAGTGTGGTCCGCCAGGCCTGCGTACGGAGCCTTAGCTGTGAG GTGTGTCCAGGTCGTGAGGGTCCTATCTTCTTTGGGGATGAGCAGCATGGTTTTGTGTTCTCTCACACGTTCTTCATCAAGGACAGCCTGGCCCGGGGCTTTCAGCGGTGGTACAGTATCGTCATGGTAGCCATGGACAGGATCTACCTCATCAACTCCTGGCCCTTCCTGCTGCGCCACCTCAGACTCACGATACAGAGTCTACAGAGCACAGCACTGAAG gtGTTTGAcagtgagcagtgtgtgtgtcctcagaggGCGGTGAGGATGAACAGCGtgttctctcctgctgtcttccCCCACCAGAGGAGTGGTAACGCAGCCCGCTCCCTGCCCTCCCTCACCCAGCACACCAACCTCTGGGCCAGCCTACACTCCTCCTTCAGCTG GTTACTGAAGGCCTGTGGTAGTCGTCTGACAGAGAAGCTGTTGGAGGGAGCTCCCACAGAGGACACACTGGTTcttatagagagacagacag AGCAAGAGGAGGAAATGAGTTGCTGGGAAGGAGCAGAAGGGGGCGGGTCTAGACCCCAGTGCCACCAATCGGAGAGCGAGCTGTACAGAGACTTCTTGTTTGACGAGGGGAAAGCAGAGGGGTATCCTGGTCCAAAGTTCAGGTCCTTGAGACATTTAAGACAG GTGCTCGGGACCACTGATTTCCGCCAGCTAGCATGGCACGTGCTCATGGGAAATCAGGTCATATTGAGAGGGGCTGACCCAGGGCTCATCCATTCAGCATTCACCATGTTGAAG GCCTTGCTCCCGGTGGGCTGTGTCCGCTCTGTGACATACAGCGCCCAGTATGAGGAAGCATACCGATGTAACTTCCTGGGCCTCAGCCCTGACGTGCCCATCCCCACACACGTCAGCTCCTCAG AGTTCTCAGTGTTGGTGGATGTGGTCAGTCTGGAGAGGGGCTCTCTGTACTCTGCTGCTTGTGGTGAAGACATCCTCTCACTCTATCAGTTCAACATCAGCAGTACCAACTCACAGCCTACAGATAAAG GTCCCACGTTGTTGAATAAGATCGAGGTGGCGTTGTCCAATGAGAACCTGTCAGTGGACGTGGTCTCTCACTGTCTGCTGTGTCTGAAGGAGGAGTGGATGAA TAAAGTGAAGGTGCTGTTTAAGTTCTCCAAGGTAGATGGGCGCGGGAGGGAGGACACCCAGAAGGTGTTGACCCTGCTCGGTGCTACGGGGCCTGGGGAGGAGGACAACGTCAGGCTGCTCAAGTTCTGGATGACGGGACTCAGCAAAACCTACAAGAGCCATCTGATGACCGCTgtcagaggaggggagaggccCCTTAGCCAGTGA